In Thermoanaerobaculia bacterium, the following proteins share a genomic window:
- a CDS encoding bifunctional 5,10-methylenetetrahydrofolate dehydrogenase/5,10-methenyltetrahydrofolate cyclohydrolase — translation PAVDGILVQMPLPSGLDGRRVLDAVDPAKDVDGFHPVNVGLLQQGRPHLVPCTPAGIMELLRRAGIGVAGKRAVVVGRSEIVGKPMAALLLAQNATVTVAHSKTADLPAVCREGEILVVAIGRPRFVTAEFVRPGAVVIDVGINRLETGLAGDVDFDSASEVASGITPVPRGVGPLTVAMLLKNTVRAARSRGKPLSPASTPGGEGNARRS, via the coding sequence CCCCGCCGTCGACGGGATCCTCGTCCAGATGCCGCTCCCTTCGGGCCTCGACGGCCGCCGCGTCCTCGACGCCGTCGACCCCGCCAAGGACGTCGACGGCTTCCACCCGGTCAACGTGGGCCTGCTCCAGCAGGGGCGTCCGCACCTCGTGCCCTGCACGCCCGCCGGGATCATGGAGCTGCTCCGCCGCGCCGGGATCGGAGTCGCCGGCAAGCGGGCGGTCGTCGTCGGACGGAGCGAGATCGTGGGCAAGCCGATGGCCGCGCTGCTGCTCGCGCAGAACGCCACCGTCACCGTCGCCCATTCGAAGACCGCCGATCTGCCGGCGGTGTGCCGGGAGGGAGAGATCCTCGTCGTCGCGATCGGCCGGCCGCGCTTCGTGACGGCGGAATTCGTCCGTCCGGGAGCGGTCGTGATCGACGTCGGGATCAACCGGCTGGAAACGGGGCTCGCGGGCGACGTCGATTTCGATTCGGCGAGCGAGGTCGCCTCGGGGATCACCCCCGTTCCGAGAGGCGTCGGGCCGCTGACGGTGGCGATGCTGCTGAAGAACACGGTTCGCGCCGCCCGCTCACGCGGGAAACCCCTCTCCCCCGCCTCCACCCCGGGCGGGGAGGGGAACGCGCGCCGATCGTGA